One Antennarius striatus isolate MH-2024 chromosome 17, ASM4005453v1, whole genome shotgun sequence genomic window carries:
- the LOC137611104 gene encoding activator of 90 kDa heat shock protein ATPase homolog 1-like, whose protein sequence is MAKWGEGDPRWIVEERADATNVNNWHWTERDATNWSSEKLKSLLVGLTVGGPEGSCEVTEVSKLEGEASINNRKGKLIFFYEWNLKASWTGTSQTGVKFKGTFDVPNLSDENDMDDLDISVSLDKDEPDTPLKGLMRTAGAQKIRQALDHYVDALKTEFTQGMILPTANGVAPPPTGPQSRAQLNRTQISSPSGTSAPPSSGVRIPTCKFSLRETFQASPAELYRVFTSQEMLQAFTQAPAAVEAEKGGRFRLLGGNILGEFTEMVPDDKLVMKWRYNNWPCEHYATVTLSFLDRSSETELRVEARGVPDGEEERTQDGWRRFYFAAIKQTFGYGARLF, encoded by the exons ATGGCGAAGTGGGGAGAAGGAGACCCGCGCTGGATCGTGGAGGAGAGGGCCGACGCGACGAACGTCAACAACTGGCACTG GACTGAACGCGACGCCACCAACTGGTCGTCAGAGAAGCTGAAGTCGCTGCTGGTGGGCCTGACGGTGGGGGGGCCGGAGGGCAGCTGTGAGGTCACGGAGGTCAGCAAGCTGGAGGGGGAGGCCTCCATCAACAACCGCAAAGGGAAGCTGATCTTCTTCTACGAGTGGAACCTGAAGGCCAGCTGGACCG GAACGTCACAAACGGGGGTGAAGTTTAAAGGAACGTTCGACGTCCCCAACCTGTCTGACGAGAACGACATGGACGACCTGGAT ATCTCCGTGTCGCTGGACAAAGACGAGCCTGACACCCCCCTGAAGGGCCTGATGAGGACCGCAGGGGCCCAGAAGATCCGACAGGCTCTGGACCACTACGTGGACGCCCTGAAGACGG AGTTCACTCAGGGGATGATCCTCCCCACCGCCAACggtgtggccccgccccccaccggCCCCCAGTCCAGGGCCCAGCTGAACAGAACTCAG ATCTCCTCCCCCAGCGGCACCTCGGCCCCCCCCAGCTCCGGCGTCAGGATCCCCACCTGTAAGTTCAGCCTGAGAGAAACCTTCCAGGCGTCGCCCGCAGAGCTCTACAGGGTCTTCACCAGCCAGGAG ATGCTCCAGGCCTTCACTCAGGCCCCCGCTGCTGTGGAGGCGGAGAAAGGAGGGCGGTTCCGTCTGCTGGGCGGGAACATCCTAGGGGAGTTTACCGAgatg GTGCCCGATGACAAGCTGGTGATGAAGTGGAGGTACAACAACTGGCCATGTG AGCACTACGCCACCGTCACCCTCAGCTTCCTGGACCGCAGCAGCGAGACGGAGCTGCGGGTGGAGGCGCGCGGCGTCCCCGACGGCGAGGAGGAGCGCACGCAGGACGGCTGGAGGCGCTTCTACTTCGCCGCCATCAAACAGACGTTTGGATACGGGGCGCGGCTGTTCTGA
- the si:dkey-177p2.18 gene encoding phospholipase B1, membrane-associated isoform X1 produces the protein MLLWLLLTWTLTSRHAEASTTEEDFLQDETGFLHRRLHPPFSCPDMSPSPTPPTSVELVKPADVKVIAALGDSLTTAIGANGSTLLSIPFEFRHVSWSIGGYGTYRNVITLANIFKLFNPHLLGPSPRMTLHGSPITVNDTGFNFAVTGHNTLNVSDQVRHMIATLRSYPGLNFHEDWKVVTLLIGMNDICDYCKDKTLFSPDRFIHHMTDALDLMMNEIPRTIVNVVQILRMKPLREVQKPTLGCQLQRRFCSCLVQPQENSTELEELMEVNHEFQRRLEALLSSDRFTRNDFAAILQPYLETAEPSRLPDGSVDLSFFTADCFHFTVKGHESLARGLWNNMFQPEGGKEMIHTFSDPEELICPPEEHPYIYTRARDTSSGGALEPLRLLMLLALTRL, from the exons ATGCTGCTGTGGTTGCTGCTCACCTGGACGCTCACGTCCCGTCACGCTGAAG CCTCCACAACCGAAGAAGATTTCCTGCAG GATGAAACGGGTTTTCTGCACCGCCGCCTCCACCCTCCATTCAGCTGCCCCGACATGAGCCCgtctcccaccccccccacctcag tGGAGTTGGTCAAACCCGCCGATGTGAAGGTCATCGCCGCGCTGGGAGACTCTCTGACG ACGGCCATTGGAGCAAATGGTTCAACCCTTCTTTCCATCCCCTTTGAGTTCCGTCACGTGTCCTGGAG CATCGGAGGATACGGAACCTACAGGAACGTCATCACGCTGGCCA ACATCTTCAAGCTGTTCAACCCCCATCTGCTGGGCCCCTCCCCCAGGATGACGCTCCACGGCAGTCCAATCACGGTCAACGACACCGGCTTCAACTTCGCCGTCACTGGACACAACACGCT GAACGTCTCCGATCAGGTCCGGCACATGATTGCCACCCTCAGGTCGTACCCG GGTCTGAACTTCCACGAGGACTGGAAGGTGGTGACGCTGCTGATCGGCATGAACGACATCTGTGACTACTGCAAGGACAAG accCTGTTCTCCCCTGACCGTTTCATTCACCACATGACCGATGCTCTGGACCTGATGATGAACGAG ATCCCCAGGACCATCGTGAACGTGGTTCAGATTCTACGCATGAAGCCCCTCAGAGAGGTCCAGAAGCCCACGCTGGGGTGTCAGCTGCAGAG GCGTTTCTGCTCCTGCCTGGTTCAGCCTCAGGAGAACTCCacggagctggaggagctgatggaggtcAACCATGAGTTCCAG AGACGCCTGGAGGCGCTGCTGAGCAGCGACCGCTTCACCAGGAACGACTTCGCTGCCATCCTGCAGCCGTACCTGGAGACGGCCGAGCCCAGCAGACTGCCA GATGGGAGCGTGGACCTGAGCTTCTTCACCGCTGACTGTTTCCACTTCACCGTTAAAGGACACGAGTCTCTGGCCCGGGGGCTGTGGAACAACATG TTCCAGCCTGAGGGGGGGAAGGAGATGATCCACACCTTCTCTGACCCAGAAGAACTCATCTGCCCCCCCGAG GAGCATCCCTACATCTACACCAGAGCCAGGGACACGTCCTCCGGGGGGGCGCTGGAGCCGCTCCGCCTGCTCATGCTGCTGGCGCTGACCCGTCTGTAG
- the si:dkey-177p2.18 gene encoding phospholipase B1, membrane-associated isoform X2 produces the protein MLLWLLLTWTLTSRHAEASTTEEDFLQDETGFLHRRLHPPFSCPDMSPSPTPPTSVELVKPADVKVIAALGDSLTTAIGANGSTLLSIPFEFRHVSWSIGGYGTYRNVITLANIFKLFNPHLLGPSPRMTLHGSPITVNDTGFNFAVTGHNTLNVSDQVRHMIATLRSYPGLNFHEDWKVVTLLIGMNDICDYCKDKTLFSPDRFIHHMTDALDLMMNEIPRTIVNVVQILRMKPLREVQKPTLGCQLQRRFCSCLVQPQENSTELEELMEVNHEFQDGSVDLSFFTADCFHFTVKGHESLARGLWNNMFQPEGGKEMIHTFSDPEELICPPEEHPYIYTRARDTSSGGALEPLRLLMLLALTRL, from the exons ATGCTGCTGTGGTTGCTGCTCACCTGGACGCTCACGTCCCGTCACGCTGAAG CCTCCACAACCGAAGAAGATTTCCTGCAG GATGAAACGGGTTTTCTGCACCGCCGCCTCCACCCTCCATTCAGCTGCCCCGACATGAGCCCgtctcccaccccccccacctcag tGGAGTTGGTCAAACCCGCCGATGTGAAGGTCATCGCCGCGCTGGGAGACTCTCTGACG ACGGCCATTGGAGCAAATGGTTCAACCCTTCTTTCCATCCCCTTTGAGTTCCGTCACGTGTCCTGGAG CATCGGAGGATACGGAACCTACAGGAACGTCATCACGCTGGCCA ACATCTTCAAGCTGTTCAACCCCCATCTGCTGGGCCCCTCCCCCAGGATGACGCTCCACGGCAGTCCAATCACGGTCAACGACACCGGCTTCAACTTCGCCGTCACTGGACACAACACGCT GAACGTCTCCGATCAGGTCCGGCACATGATTGCCACCCTCAGGTCGTACCCG GGTCTGAACTTCCACGAGGACTGGAAGGTGGTGACGCTGCTGATCGGCATGAACGACATCTGTGACTACTGCAAGGACAAG accCTGTTCTCCCCTGACCGTTTCATTCACCACATGACCGATGCTCTGGACCTGATGATGAACGAG ATCCCCAGGACCATCGTGAACGTGGTTCAGATTCTACGCATGAAGCCCCTCAGAGAGGTCCAGAAGCCCACGCTGGGGTGTCAGCTGCAGAG GCGTTTCTGCTCCTGCCTGGTTCAGCCTCAGGAGAACTCCacggagctggaggagctgatggaggtcAACCATGAGTTCCAG GATGGGAGCGTGGACCTGAGCTTCTTCACCGCTGACTGTTTCCACTTCACCGTTAAAGGACACGAGTCTCTGGCCCGGGGGCTGTGGAACAACATG TTCCAGCCTGAGGGGGGGAAGGAGATGATCCACACCTTCTCTGACCCAGAAGAACTCATCTGCCCCCCCGAG GAGCATCCCTACATCTACACCAGAGCCAGGGACACGTCCTCCGGGGGGGCGCTGGAGCCGCTCCGCCTGCTCATGCTGCTGGCGCTGACCCGTCTGTAG
- the si:dkey-177p2.18 gene encoding phospholipase B1, membrane-associated isoform X3, protein MLLWLLLTWTLTSRHAEASTTEEDFLQDETGFLHRRLHPPFSCPDMSPSPTPPTSVELVKPADVKVIAALGDSLTTAIGANGSTLLSIPFEFRHVSWSIGGYGTYRNVITLANIFKLFNPHLLGPSPRMTLHGSPITVNDTGFNFAVTGHNTLNVSDQVRHMIATLRSYPGLNFHEDWKVVTLLIGMNDICDYCKDKTLFSPDRFIHHMTDALDLMMNEIPRTIVNVVQILRMKPLREVQKPTLGCQLQRRFCSCLVQPQENSTELEELMEVNHEFQFQPEGGKEMIHTFSDPEELICPPEEHPYIYTRARDTSSGGALEPLRLLMLLALTRL, encoded by the exons ATGCTGCTGTGGTTGCTGCTCACCTGGACGCTCACGTCCCGTCACGCTGAAG CCTCCACAACCGAAGAAGATTTCCTGCAG GATGAAACGGGTTTTCTGCACCGCCGCCTCCACCCTCCATTCAGCTGCCCCGACATGAGCCCgtctcccaccccccccacctcag tGGAGTTGGTCAAACCCGCCGATGTGAAGGTCATCGCCGCGCTGGGAGACTCTCTGACG ACGGCCATTGGAGCAAATGGTTCAACCCTTCTTTCCATCCCCTTTGAGTTCCGTCACGTGTCCTGGAG CATCGGAGGATACGGAACCTACAGGAACGTCATCACGCTGGCCA ACATCTTCAAGCTGTTCAACCCCCATCTGCTGGGCCCCTCCCCCAGGATGACGCTCCACGGCAGTCCAATCACGGTCAACGACACCGGCTTCAACTTCGCCGTCACTGGACACAACACGCT GAACGTCTCCGATCAGGTCCGGCACATGATTGCCACCCTCAGGTCGTACCCG GGTCTGAACTTCCACGAGGACTGGAAGGTGGTGACGCTGCTGATCGGCATGAACGACATCTGTGACTACTGCAAGGACAAG accCTGTTCTCCCCTGACCGTTTCATTCACCACATGACCGATGCTCTGGACCTGATGATGAACGAG ATCCCCAGGACCATCGTGAACGTGGTTCAGATTCTACGCATGAAGCCCCTCAGAGAGGTCCAGAAGCCCACGCTGGGGTGTCAGCTGCAGAG GCGTTTCTGCTCCTGCCTGGTTCAGCCTCAGGAGAACTCCacggagctggaggagctgatggaggtcAACCATGAGTTCCAG TTCCAGCCTGAGGGGGGGAAGGAGATGATCCACACCTTCTCTGACCCAGAAGAACTCATCTGCCCCCCCGAG GAGCATCCCTACATCTACACCAGAGCCAGGGACACGTCCTCCGGGGGGGCGCTGGAGCCGCTCCGCCTGCTCATGCTGCTGGCGCTGACCCGTCTGTAG